The following coding sequences lie in one Desulfitobacterium chlororespirans DSM 11544 genomic window:
- a CDS encoding accessory gene regulator ArgB-like protein: MISLNKMSNNLTNIITKDLDYNEDKKEIIAYSIETSLLAVIGTLLLVLFAFIANALKPALIAALFGVALRKVSGGAHFNTPTKCLIFGAIVYTLLGFLAQTLIKYQLNYDYLVWISLASSFLIVIILAPVDSDSKPIHSKRLRNNLKMLSIVLIIVALIIYKVSPEPLLIVSMCLGVLYQSLTLLPVFNRRGGG, encoded by the coding sequence ATGATTAGCCTTAACAAAATGAGTAATAACCTAACAAACATAATCACTAAGGATTTAGACTATAACGAAGATAAGAAAGAGATTATTGCTTACTCTATTGAGACATCACTACTCGCCGTAATAGGGACTCTTTTATTAGTTCTTTTTGCATTTATTGCAAATGCCTTGAAACCTGCACTTATCGCGGCACTGTTTGGGGTTGCGTTACGTAAGGTTTCTGGAGGTGCTCATTTTAATACACCTACAAAATGTTTGATTTTTGGGGCGATTGTATATACCCTTCTTGGGTTTTTGGCTCAAACCTTAATAAAATACCAATTGAACTACGATTATTTGGTTTGGATAAGTTTAGCTAGTTCTTTTTTGATAGTTATTATTCTTGCACCGGTTGATAGTGATAGTAAACCTATACATTCTAAAAGACTAAGAAATAATTTAAAAATGCTGTCTATTGTTTTGATAATCGTAGCTTTAATAATTTACAAAGTATCACCGGAACCATTGTTAATTGTCAGCATGTGTCTTGGGGTACTTTATCAATCCCTTACTTTGCTGCCTGTATTCAATCGCCGAGGAGGTGGATAA
- a CDS encoding cyclic lactone autoinducer peptide, giving the protein MKKTIFTALATSLMILASASSVFACGWYAYQPKTPKSLQK; this is encoded by the coding sequence GTGAAAAAAACTATCTTCACAGCTCTCGCGACATCACTAATGATACTTGCTAGTGCTTCTTCAGTATTTGCTTGTGGTTGGTACGCCTATCAGCCCAAGACACCGAAATCATTACAAAAATAA
- a CDS encoding two-component system sensor histidine kinase NtrB, which produces MKKVFLKKSIIQSTLFSITISIFMITMVLMLFFGKTFWEKESVKLEYDLLTIALDVKQTIDSNLHLIPSCQDDVNILPRTQQMVKLDKVVKPLLQEKRPYSVAYYDLEFGWMVSEGKQIESVETILVDLHGASEIKVLNYDYITLVSVPVQLEKGLKGYVWAYATKSEFELGPFTGYSISFSLLFLSIGIIIILIQKFMKEIQHQLEEFSESIVHPETNLSWNSHGLPELEPVLDKIKGYTQELSAINEELGASQRRFTQIMEGISDGLFSIDREWRLLFYNDVAKKYFDKPDEELKMKNILEIFPSFSNTVTYQYIAEVFITAEPAYFEADGMMTSERIFHTSIYPFEEGITVFFRDITEQRQQQHEMARLERLNLVGQMAAGISHEIRNPLTTVKGFLQLRGIKVTDPDEKEYNDLMISEIDRANTIISEFLSLAKDNMGSTQEQDINQIIYRIFPMIQADANNGNKDLILNLNPLPSLWLNENEIRQLLLNFVRNALEVTPQGGCVIIQTYEDKNNVVLAVKDQGCGIPEEIRDKIGTPFFTTKESGTGLGIAISMGIAHRHNAELTFDTGDQGTTFKVIFKRRNVLGKKDEGELS; this is translated from the coding sequence ATGAAGAAAGTTTTTCTAAAAAAGTCAATTATTCAATCGACCTTATTCAGCATAACAATTAGCATATTTATGATAACCATGGTATTGATGTTGTTTTTTGGAAAGACCTTTTGGGAAAAAGAGTCTGTTAAACTGGAATATGACTTATTGACTATTGCTCTTGATGTAAAGCAGACTATCGATTCAAACCTGCATTTGATTCCTTCCTGCCAAGATGATGTAAATATTCTGCCTAGAACCCAGCAAATGGTGAAACTTGACAAAGTGGTAAAACCTTTGTTGCAGGAGAAACGCCCCTACTCCGTGGCTTATTATGATTTGGAGTTTGGTTGGATGGTTTCTGAGGGAAAGCAAATAGAGTCTGTAGAGACGATTCTGGTGGATCTTCATGGTGCTTCAGAAATAAAGGTTCTCAATTACGATTATATAACTTTGGTAAGCGTTCCGGTACAACTGGAAAAAGGCTTAAAGGGGTATGTGTGGGCTTACGCCACAAAATCCGAATTTGAACTTGGTCCTTTTACGGGGTATAGCATCTCTTTTAGCTTGTTGTTTTTGTCCATAGGGATTATTATCATCCTCATTCAAAAGTTTATGAAGGAGATCCAACATCAGTTGGAAGAATTCTCGGAATCCATCGTTCATCCTGAAACCAATCTGTCGTGGAACTCCCATGGGCTGCCTGAACTTGAGCCAGTTTTAGACAAGATTAAGGGGTATACTCAAGAGCTGAGTGCTATTAATGAAGAGCTTGGGGCTTCACAGCGGCGATTTACACAAATCATGGAGGGGATCTCCGATGGTTTATTTTCTATAGATAGAGAGTGGCGGCTTCTTTTTTACAATGATGTAGCGAAGAAGTATTTTGATAAGCCTGATGAAGAATTGAAAATGAAAAATATACTCGAAATTTTCCCGAGTTTTTCTAATACAGTAACTTATCAATATATTGCGGAAGTTTTCATTACTGCTGAACCTGCCTATTTCGAAGCAGATGGAATGATGACCTCGGAAAGAATTTTCCATACCAGCATCTATCCCTTTGAAGAAGGAATTACGGTCTTCTTTAGGGATATAACAGAACAAAGGCAACAGCAGCATGAAATGGCGCGACTGGAAAGGCTTAACCTGGTTGGCCAAATGGCCGCCGGAATCAGCCATGAAATAAGAAATCCTCTCACCACCGTTAAGGGCTTCCTACAATTGCGCGGCATTAAGGTTACGGATCCTGATGAAAAAGAGTACAACGATCTAATGATTTCGGAAATTGATCGTGCCAATACTATTATTTCCGAGTTTTTATCTTTGGCAAAAGACAATATGGGCAGCACTCAGGAACAGGATATCAATCAGATTATCTATAGAATTTTCCCGATGATTCAGGCTGATGCCAATAACGGCAATAAAGATCTCATATTGAATTTAAATCCGTTACCCAGCTTATGGCTTAATGAAAATGAAATACGCCAACTGCTCTTGAACTTTGTCCGCAATGCCCTGGAGGTTACTCCACAGGGTGGGTGTGTCATTATACAGACTTACGAGGATAAAAATAATGTGGTCTTGGCTGTCAAAGATCAAGGGTGCGGTATTCCCGAGGAGATTCGAGATAAGATTGGGACGCCGTTTTTCACAACCAAAGAGAGCGGAACAGGTTTGGGAATTGCGATCTCCATGGGCATAGCTCATCGTCACAATGCTGAACTGACGTTTGATACAGGGGATCAGGGAACTACCTTTAAAGTCATATTTAAAAGAAGGAATGTCCTCGGCAAAAAAGATGAAGGTGAATTAAGTTGA
- the nadA gene encoding quinolinate synthase NadA produces MYTMQQPLPAEYLSLSEEEMDRRIRKVKEDLGSRLLILGHHYQRDEVVRYADYRGDSLRLSQLAAQAEAEYIVFCGVHFMAETADILTVPEQKVILPDLGAGCPMADMADIEDVERCWEQLVAQYDEEFIPVTYVNSSAEVKAFCGRHGGLTCTSSNAMKILKTLFSQGKRILFLPDEHLGRNSAMHLGLEEKDMFLWHREEWEMELPEAAPKIILWDGYCGVHQRFTPAHVDYVRVKYPGVTVIVHPECSHAVVEKADLDGSTDFIIRQITGAPEGSIWAVGTEINLVSRLAKENPDKKIVSLNENTCLCVMMSRISQPHLLWTLENLAQGNVVNQITVKPEIAKEAIVALDRMLEMSK; encoded by the coding sequence ATGTACACCATGCAACAGCCACTGCCAGCAGAGTATCTTAGCCTTAGCGAGGAAGAGATGGATCGGCGGATACGAAAGGTGAAAGAAGATCTGGGTTCCCGGCTGCTGATATTGGGCCATCATTATCAACGGGACGAGGTTGTCCGCTATGCCGATTACCGGGGGGACTCCTTGAGGCTCTCTCAATTGGCGGCTCAGGCCGAAGCGGAGTACATCGTTTTCTGCGGTGTCCACTTTATGGCGGAAACGGCTGATATCCTGACAGTTCCGGAGCAGAAGGTGATTTTGCCTGATCTGGGAGCAGGGTGTCCGATGGCTGATATGGCAGATATCGAAGATGTTGAGCGGTGCTGGGAACAGCTCGTCGCTCAGTATGATGAAGAGTTCATTCCAGTGACCTACGTCAATTCCTCGGCAGAGGTTAAAGCTTTTTGCGGACGCCATGGAGGCCTGACTTGCACCTCCTCCAATGCCATGAAAATCCTCAAAACTCTGTTTAGCCAGGGCAAGCGCATCCTTTTCCTGCCTGATGAGCATCTTGGGCGCAATTCAGCGATGCATCTGGGCCTGGAGGAGAAAGACATGTTCTTATGGCATCGGGAGGAATGGGAGATGGAGCTGCCGGAGGCTGCACCGAAGATTATCCTTTGGGATGGCTATTGCGGAGTTCATCAGAGATTCACGCCGGCCCATGTGGATTATGTCCGGGTAAAATATCCCGGTGTTACGGTGATTGTTCACCCGGAGTGCAGCCATGCTGTGGTGGAAAAGGCGGATTTGGACGGTTCCACCGATTTTATTATCCGCCAAATCACAGGTGCTCCGGAAGGAAGCATTTGGGCTGTGGGAACGGAGATTAATCTTGTCAGCCGACTAGCTAAGGAAAATCCGGATAAAAAGATAGTCAGTCTTAATGAGAATACTTGTCTCTGTGTGATGATGAGCCGCATCAGTCAACCTCACTTGCTTTGGACTCTGGAGAACCTGGCCCAGGGTAATGTGGTGAATCAGATCACCGTGAAGCCCGAGATCGCCAAAGAGGCCATTGTGGCACTGGATAGAATGCTGGAAATGAGTAAATAG
- a CDS encoding helix-turn-helix domain-containing protein → MSRVIHAITTPVIPQWDRELLFKILDNIHDVVLVIDADTTIVYANEAYVKSLGVPVTKVLGRRLDRIEPNSSTINCLKTGMPSQGREYVESLNFEVVSNTFPLYHDERIVGAVSIFRNITGAAGLSQELISDMDHVRRENPYNMKEITSRLEKELIISALGNYNNNRTQAMKALGISRRAFYDKLRKYGIEDRDKEMS, encoded by the coding sequence ATGAGTAGAGTTATTCATGCCATCACGACACCCGTTATTCCGCAATGGGATCGTGAACTCCTATTTAAAATCTTGGACAACATTCATGATGTGGTTCTCGTTATTGACGCGGATACCACGATTGTGTATGCCAATGAAGCCTATGTCAAAAGCCTGGGAGTCCCTGTGACAAAGGTTTTGGGCCGAAGGCTCGATAGGATCGAGCCCAATTCATCTACTATTAATTGTTTAAAGACGGGGATGCCCAGCCAAGGCAGGGAATATGTGGAATCCTTGAACTTTGAAGTAGTAAGTAATACCTTTCCGCTTTATCATGATGAGCGCATTGTCGGTGCGGTATCCATTTTTAGAAACATCACAGGGGCGGCTGGGCTGAGCCAAGAACTTATTAGTGATATGGATCATGTGCGGAGGGAAAATCCTTATAACATGAAGGAAATCACCTCTCGTCTGGAAAAGGAATTGATTATCTCAGCTTTGGGCAATTACAACAATAACCGTACCCAGGCCATGAAGGCTTTAGGGATTTCGCGGCGGGCTTTTTATGATAAACTGCGGAAATATGGAATTGAAGACCGGGATAAAGAAATGAGTTAG
- a CDS encoding DUF362 domain-containing protein: MSKASVSLVKVSEVYESLGQALDLCDGLAGLQVDDKILLKPNIVSWDFDYPFPPYGVVTTSTVMQALVQILVERGFKNLIIGEGSLPGTKPQGDAIYEALGYGKLRDRYGVRLVDFNAEPFITTDYGDGFKLDIAQEALAVDKIINIPVLKTHNQAKVSLGIKNLKGCLSRRSKQFCHGLDQEELNLTFPRIIEKLPVALTIIDGLYTLEKGPGPTGKAYPKGLLLASRDPLACDLVGAVVLGYGAQEVPHLAFYAEKHGYSLELSDYEVKGESIEGYQGRIDYDFEWSEDNTGPAGFEKRGITGLAIRKYDSSLCTGCSVQFNPMLILLASAYKGEPFNRIELVSGKQQLASADFNTTILFGKCACHLNKNNPNINQAITLWGCPPDLEKMVEELGKEGIQCDFNEYVRFRNYLFDRYKGKEGYNPEDWTIE, from the coding sequence ATGAGTAAAGCTTCCGTTTCCTTGGTCAAGGTTTCTGAGGTGTATGAATCTCTTGGCCAGGCTCTCGATCTGTGCGACGGATTGGCCGGGCTGCAGGTCGATGACAAAATTTTGCTGAAACCCAATATTGTCAGTTGGGATTTTGACTATCCGTTTCCACCTTATGGGGTCGTGACCACCAGCACTGTAATGCAAGCTCTGGTTCAGATCCTTGTGGAAAGAGGATTTAAAAATCTAATCATCGGTGAGGGCTCTCTTCCGGGGACAAAGCCTCAGGGAGACGCCATCTATGAGGCTTTGGGGTATGGTAAACTCCGGGATAGGTATGGGGTCAGACTGGTTGATTTCAATGCGGAGCCTTTTATCACCACTGATTATGGAGACGGTTTTAAGCTGGATATCGCTCAAGAAGCTTTGGCAGTGGACAAAATTATCAATATTCCCGTTTTGAAAACCCATAACCAAGCCAAGGTATCTCTGGGAATCAAAAACCTTAAGGGGTGCCTGAGCCGCCGTTCTAAGCAATTCTGTCACGGTCTGGATCAGGAAGAATTGAATCTGACCTTTCCCCGCATCATTGAGAAGCTTCCAGTGGCTTTGACTATTATCGACGGTCTTTACACCCTTGAAAAAGGACCGGGACCTACTGGAAAGGCGTATCCCAAAGGGCTCTTGCTGGCCTCCAGGGATCCCTTGGCCTGCGATCTGGTCGGGGCGGTTGTGCTGGGTTATGGGGCCCAAGAGGTACCCCATCTGGCCTTTTATGCTGAGAAGCATGGCTATAGCCTGGAGCTGTCGGACTATGAGGTTAAAGGTGAGAGTATTGAAGGGTACCAGGGGCGTATCGACTATGATTTTGAGTGGAGTGAGGATAATACCGGGCCGGCCGGTTTTGAAAAGCGGGGCATAACCGGCTTGGCTATACGGAAGTATGACAGCAGCTTATGTACAGGATGTTCCGTGCAGTTTAATCCCATGCTGATTCTTCTTGCCTCAGCTTATAAGGGAGAGCCTTTCAATCGCATCGAATTGGTCAGCGGTAAACAGCAATTGGCCTCGGCGGATTTTAATACCACTATCCTCTTTGGTAAATGTGCTTGCCATTTGAACAAAAATAACCCCAATATCAACCAAGCTATTACCTTATGGGGCTGTCCGCCTGATCTGGAGAAGATGGTGGAGGAACTGGGAAAAGAGGGCATTCAGTGTGATTTTAATGAATATGTCCGTTTCCGCAATTATCTTTTTGACCGGTATAAGGGCAAGGAGGGCTATAATCCGGAGGATTGGACTATAGAATAA
- a CDS encoding nitroreductase family protein, whose protein sequence is MDVKTAMLERHSIRKFKPDPVPEEMLRELLEAARLAPSGTNQQPWRFIVVKNQEVKEKIQGAAFDKKFLSEAPVLLVCCADLSTYATNTRRRLQELVDAGVFREEEVANYPNADKPMDAETLQGYKPHAMLNVAIATEHIALRAVSLGLGTCWVQLMKAREISKILDLPEHLIVTVLMPVGFPDQSPGMRPRLKLEEIIYKVIE, encoded by the coding sequence ATGGATGTAAAAACTGCCATGCTGGAGAGGCACAGTATCCGTAAATTCAAGCCGGACCCTGTGCCTGAGGAGATGCTGAGAGAATTGCTGGAGGCCGCCCGTTTGGCGCCTTCAGGAACCAATCAGCAGCCTTGGCGCTTTATCGTGGTCAAAAATCAGGAGGTTAAGGAGAAGATCCAGGGAGCTGCTTTTGATAAGAAGTTCTTGAGCGAAGCTCCGGTGCTTTTGGTATGCTGTGCCGATCTTTCAACCTATGCCACCAATACCCGCAGAAGGCTTCAGGAGTTAGTGGATGCGGGAGTGTTCAGGGAAGAAGAGGTTGCCAACTATCCTAATGCGGATAAGCCGATGGACGCTGAGACGTTGCAGGGGTATAAGCCCCATGCCATGCTGAATGTGGCCATTGCCACTGAGCACATTGCCCTGCGTGCCGTGTCTCTGGGTTTAGGTACCTGCTGGGTACAATTGATGAAGGCCAGAGAGATCAGCAAGATTCTGGATTTGCCGGAACATCTCATTGTGACTGTGCTGATGCCGGTGGGTTTTCCGGATCAAAGCCCCGGTATGCGGCCCCGGCTGAAGCTTGAGGAGATTATCTATAAGGTTATTGAATAG
- a CDS encoding glutamine synthetase III gives MKIFGMNVFNDSVMRERLPKNIYKSLKNTIDNGLPLEPSVAEVVASAMKDWAIEKGATHYTHWFQPLTGLTAEKHDSFIAPTNDGRVIMEFSGKELIKGEPDASSFPNGGIRSTFEARGYTAWDCTSPAFLREEGTNIVLCIPTAFCAYTGEALDNKTPLLRSMEALSKQAVRILRLFGDEETTRISSTVGPEQEYFLIDKAYYENRMDLVLTGRTLFGAKPPKGQEMEDQYFGSINERVSAFMHDVNVEAWKLGIAAKTQHKEVAPGQYEIAPIFSVTNVATDHNQLIMDILKKVANRHGLVCLLHEKPFAGVNGSGKHNNWALGTNSGKNLLDPGRTPHENAQFLTFLCAVLKAVDEHADLLRASAANPGNDHRLGANEAPPAIISVFLGDQLSDILAQLQNGGLTHSIAESRMNIGASTLPVLRKDSTDRNRTSPFAFTGNKFEFRMVPSSLSIAGPNIVLNSIVAEALCQMADRLEQAEDFNADLQKLLKEIAVKHSRIVFDGNNYSDEWVEEAERRGLPNIRSTVDATPAWVTEKAVALFEKHGVLSGTELHSRYEILLEQYNKIINIEGQTMLTMVKRQIMPAGLKMIQNLAAGIAAVKAVSSAPVSVQEDLLNQVSSIVVAVNESLRDLEEKINKALAMGEVFEQGVFYRDEVFTAMNTLRGAVDQLEELVDKEYWPLPSYADMLFKL, from the coding sequence ATGAAGATCTTCGGAATGAATGTGTTTAACGACAGCGTGATGCGGGAAAGACTTCCTAAAAACATCTACAAATCTTTAAAAAACACCATTGACAATGGGCTGCCTCTGGAGCCCAGCGTTGCTGAAGTCGTGGCCAGTGCTATGAAAGATTGGGCTATTGAAAAGGGGGCGACCCACTATACCCACTGGTTCCAACCCTTGACAGGCTTAACTGCTGAAAAACATGACTCTTTTATTGCTCCGACCAACGATGGACGGGTGATCATGGAGTTTTCCGGGAAGGAACTCATTAAGGGCGAGCCGGATGCCTCTTCTTTTCCCAATGGCGGAATTCGTTCTACTTTTGAAGCCCGTGGTTATACAGCCTGGGATTGTACATCACCGGCCTTCTTAAGGGAAGAAGGAACCAATATCGTGCTGTGCATTCCCACTGCTTTCTGTGCTTATACCGGTGAAGCTTTGGACAATAAAACCCCTCTGCTCCGTTCTATGGAGGCCTTATCCAAGCAAGCGGTGCGGATTCTCAGACTTTTTGGTGATGAGGAAACCACCCGTATCTCCAGCACTGTAGGACCTGAGCAAGAGTACTTCCTGATCGACAAAGCCTATTACGAAAACAGAATGGACCTGGTTCTTACAGGCCGCACCCTTTTTGGAGCGAAGCCTCCTAAGGGTCAGGAAATGGAAGATCAATACTTTGGCAGCATCAATGAGCGGGTATCGGCGTTCATGCATGATGTGAATGTGGAGGCCTGGAAGCTGGGCATCGCTGCCAAGACTCAGCATAAGGAAGTGGCTCCCGGTCAGTATGAAATCGCGCCTATTTTCAGCGTGACCAATGTGGCGACGGATCACAATCAATTGATCATGGATATCTTAAAGAAGGTGGCCAACCGCCATGGCTTAGTGTGTCTTCTTCATGAAAAGCCCTTCGCCGGTGTCAATGGCTCCGGTAAGCATAATAACTGGGCCTTGGGAACCAATTCCGGGAAGAATCTCTTGGATCCGGGACGCACACCCCATGAAAACGCTCAATTCCTCACCTTCCTTTGCGCTGTGCTGAAGGCCGTGGATGAGCACGCGGATTTGCTGCGGGCTTCTGCTGCCAATCCGGGCAATGACCATCGCTTGGGTGCCAATGAAGCGCCGCCGGCTATTATCTCTGTCTTCTTAGGGGACCAGCTAAGCGATATTTTAGCTCAATTGCAAAATGGCGGCCTGACTCATTCTATAGCAGAAAGCCGCATGAATATCGGTGCCTCCACTTTACCTGTTTTGAGGAAAGATTCCACCGATCGGAACCGGACTTCACCCTTCGCCTTTACCGGCAATAAATTCGAATTCCGGATGGTTCCTTCTTCGCTCTCCATTGCCGGTCCCAATATTGTTCTGAATTCCATTGTGGCGGAAGCTCTTTGTCAAATGGCGGATCGCTTGGAGCAGGCGGAGGACTTCAATGCCGATTTGCAGAAACTTCTCAAAGAGATTGCAGTGAAGCATTCCCGCATCGTTTTCGATGGCAATAACTACTCGGATGAATGGGTGGAAGAAGCGGAGCGCCGGGGACTGCCCAATATTCGCTCCACTGTGGATGCTACCCCGGCCTGGGTCACGGAAAAGGCAGTGGCCCTCTTTGAAAAACATGGTGTTCTCAGTGGAACGGAGCTTCATTCCCGTTATGAAATTCTCCTTGAGCAGTACAACAAAATCATCAATATTGAAGGGCAAACGATGCTCACTATGGTCAAACGTCAAATTATGCCCGCCGGGTTGAAAATGATTCAAAATCTGGCGGCCGGGATTGCGGCGGTGAAAGCGGTTTCCAGTGCACCTGTCTCTGTCCAGGAAGATCTTTTGAACCAGGTCTCTTCTATAGTGGTGGCAGTGAATGAAAGCCTTCGGGATCTGGAAGAGAAGATCAATAAAGCTCTGGCTATGGGTGAGGTCTTTGAACAGGGGGTGTTTTATCGGGATGAGGTATTCACCGCTATGAATACTCTCCGGGGGGCTGTGGATCAATTGGAGGAGCTGGTGGATAAGGAATACTGGCCTTTGCCCAGCTATGCAGACATGTTGTTTAAACTGTAA
- a CDS encoding YibE/F family protein — translation MLQNINRKELVFTIVILIAIAILTLLPTGFQKQEYHFTEGVRAKVISVNNIGVHSSGIYNIGDQSALIEIETGSHKGEQVQANNMLTGSLSVDKIFQAGDKAWVLLGFDEDNKINFANMIDHYRIDKEILLIGTFAVVIIIFSGFTGVRTLLSFTFTLLSIWKILIPAMLYGYNPLIVALLVGNVLTVVTLLSVAGFTRKAYASIISAVTCSIATCLLAILFGSLFNIHGAVMEGAESLLYAGFMDLDLTLVFQGGIYLACSGAVLDLAIDISSALEEIIHNNPHVTKTALMKSGLNIGKSVVGGQTTTLLLAYMGSYITVMMVFMAQGTPLMNILNSKPIAAEILHTFVGCIGLVLVSPLTSLICGLIYDWDSNTAQNQG, via the coding sequence ATGCTTCAGAATATTAACAGAAAAGAATTGGTTTTTACTATTGTCATTTTAATAGCGATAGCGATTCTCACCTTATTGCCTACGGGATTTCAGAAACAAGAATACCACTTTACCGAAGGGGTTCGAGCCAAAGTCATTTCTGTCAATAATATAGGGGTACATAGTTCCGGGATTTATAACATAGGTGATCAAAGCGCCTTAATTGAAATAGAAACCGGCTCCCACAAAGGAGAACAGGTTCAGGCCAATAATATGCTTACCGGCAGTCTCTCCGTGGACAAAATATTTCAAGCAGGAGACAAGGCCTGGGTTCTGCTTGGATTTGATGAAGATAACAAGATCAACTTTGCCAATATGATCGATCACTATCGTATCGATAAGGAGATCCTTTTAATCGGAACCTTCGCCGTAGTTATCATCATATTTTCTGGATTTACCGGAGTTCGCACCTTGCTTTCCTTTACTTTTACACTATTAAGTATCTGGAAGATTTTGATACCGGCAATGCTTTACGGCTATAATCCACTCATAGTTGCCCTCCTTGTGGGAAATGTGCTGACCGTTGTCACCCTGCTCTCGGTGGCAGGATTCACCAGAAAAGCCTATGCCTCTATTATCAGTGCTGTTACTTGTTCCATTGCAACCTGCCTTCTGGCCATTCTCTTTGGCAGTCTATTTAATATCCACGGCGCGGTAATGGAAGGAGCCGAATCACTGCTGTATGCCGGATTCATGGATCTTGATTTAACTTTAGTTTTTCAAGGAGGAATTTATCTTGCCTGTTCAGGTGCCGTACTCGATTTAGCAATCGACATTTCATCGGCTCTGGAAGAGATTATCCATAATAATCCCCATGTAACCAAGACGGCCCTTATGAAATCGGGACTTAACATCGGAAAATCTGTAGTCGGCGGCCAAACTACTACTCTGCTGCTGGCCTATATGGGAAGCTACATCACAGTGATGATGGTCTTTATGGCTCAAGGCACACCACTTATGAACATCCTTAATTCAAAGCCCATTGCAGCAGAAATATTGCACACCTTTGTCGGCTGTATCGGACTGGTTCTGGTATCCCCATTAACATCACTTATCTGCGGCCTTATCTACGATTGGGATAGTAACACCGCCCAAAATCAGGGATGA